The genomic interval CGCACATATAatctaattgaataatttattttgtcaaATGCTTAAAATTTCTATTTAAGGTTTGTGCAcaatttttataagcttttttaTGCAATATTTTAATGCACTTATATACAGGCGAATTGAATATGGAGattaaaaagtttaaataaatcatactATAATACTGTATTATgcagattaaaataatattcaaaattttaaagtttaattCAAATCTACaaacacatatatttacataaagtgTTCTAaaaaatttatcatattatagATAACTcagtagattaaaaaaaaagataattgtTGCCAcaatattattttgataaaaatatttgaatgagtGGTACGTGTTCATTGTCAATGTTGTTCTAGTGTTCCGATGAGAAATCGTAGTTGGAGAAACTGTTTTAGCAGTGTCTTAGTATTGATAAAGACTTATGTTATAGATATATAGCAGTGTCTAATTTTACATCCCAGtagttattgatttttttaaatgttataaaagTGTTAGTATTATTTAATCATCATGATAAAACAACCTTTTATGAGCTAGTCGGAAAATATTTGTGACTGACGGTAAGAATCAATGTCTAGAAATTTGTCAATGTTACACCATTAAGTGCTTGTAGCCCTGTGGTGATAATTCATATCGTCTAATTAGTAGATATCCTCGATAGAATATCCACTATGAGATAACTATGTATCTGTACAAgcgttataaaaataatgtgaaatgtaaaataattgaGTCGCCTATTTTTTTGATGTGGTTgaacaattataatattatcaattattTGTATTCTCTTTCacttacaaattttataaattgtacaattgactgatttataattatttatataacaagGATTCTACTAAGAATTCAATATTATATGTGATTAATTCAACTCTAGCTTTTCACGGATGCAAATTAaattgttacatttatttttatgtgagttatatttatatgcatataaaattactgttaaaaattatatgatttattaaataattcacacatacttatttttatatattttttatttcgtgtttttaaaaatttacatatattacaggaaaaaaagaaaatcaaattaaatctaCTTTCTTatcatcaaatttttttataaaagtacaaaagattatgaatatttaattgagaaacgtatatatacaaaacgtatttatacaaaaatatgtaaaaaataaataaaaatgaaatgacaAAATCAATGCTTGGAGTAATTGTCGCTTATGTGTTTTTGTACTCTATTAAAGAGGTAGCTCAGATCATCGTGTTTCAAAAAGGATTTTATGTATTCAAAGACTGCAAATTCTTCATGAGTTATGTCGAAGCATTGGCAAAACGAATTGCCGGCCACCTTGTCGCAAATCCGCTTCAACTCTTTTATATTGAACtgcaaaaaaataactaattgaAGTTAATGATTTTAAAACACTAAATCATCCATTGATAAGTAAGTATATTATACTTGTTTGGTAGCAAACACTTGAATATGACATTTGACGCAACTTTGCGCCGCATTTGCATACGAATTGAAGCTCAGCCATTTACGCTTACATTTTGTGCATACGTAGCCTCCGCATGATCTTTTTTTACCTTGATAAGGCGTAAATGACTTGGCATTAGGTTCCTGTAATTAGAAAACTCATAAAAATGTGCaactgataaataaaaatagttcaatACAAAGGTGTGTTTATAATCTGTATAGaagtgataaaaaaatttagaCCAAATCTTTCAAGAtgtcataatatgtacacattacCAACAATATTTCTCGTAACTAGCCTTACTACTATTCCCAATGCATAATTTTAGTTTCTATTACGTGGAATAGTATATGTAGTTCTATTTTAAACATTGTTATTTGCAAACCCATTTTGAACTTCAGaacaaaacgtacatatgtaactgtGGCTGACCACGTGTTAAGGAGagggtatattatgtatattatcatatattatggtttcaaaaaaacagttattatacacttatatttgaaagtacaaTTCTGATaaggatttaattaaaatgatccATTAAAAACTAGTTTTAGTTAAATCTTTTTAAGCATACATTTCATGaagttataatattaatattaaatgtatgtttaCCTTATCGCAGTCCTGGATGTAATGTTGAGTAGATGAACAGAGATGACATCTGTACCCTGGTGGTGGAGTTTTATTGACCTTCTTAATAAACATATTGTTCACATATTCCTCCATGCAATAATCATTCCGAGCAAAATCATTTGTTTGTTTGGCCGCATCATTCTTTGGAAATGGTGACCAAGATTGAATGATCTAAAATGAATATACGataattaaagttttatacaaaaatataacaatttttaaatacatatatatatatatatatatatatatatatatatatatatatatatatatatatatatatatatatatatatatatatatatatatatatatatatatatatatatgtatatataaaacattattacaTTCAGcagttttaataattttaataattttgaataaattattaaaacttcaacaaaggaaattaaataaaacatgcaATCGAATgacaaatcaaaaatttatagaatatatttatttttggttgattgattattatattgcatattaatataactaaaataaattttgaatctcTATACAAGTAAATAGTATCTACactataatgaaatttaaattttattaaaaatttgcattattaataaaaaaaaaattttgtaactTACAAAGCTTTCTCCggtattaattttttgtgaCGTATCACCCAAATTCGTCCAACCAAGCATTGCCACTGTTATAAGCAAGCGAGTGcttaaatatagaatttataacaaaataaaaataagcaatATATTTGAATCAGTGTCGATGgctaaaatatgaattttgtcTTACCACCTCAATGAACCAAACTCGACTGATGGACGTGCAAAATACGTATCCTTTGAGATGTAGAAGTAAACTGTGTAAACAATTGCATATGTATTCCGA from Arctopsyche grandis isolate Sample6627 chromosome 9, ASM5162203v2, whole genome shotgun sequence carries:
- the LOC143917030 gene encoding zinc finger CCHC domain-containing protein 24-like, with translation MLGWTNLGDTSQKINTGESFIIQSWSPFPKNDAAKQTNDFARNDYCMEEYVNNMFIKKVNKTPPPGYRCHLCSSTQHYIQDCDKEPNAKSFTPYQGKKRSCGGYVCTKCKRKWLSFNSYANAAQSCVKCHIQVFATKQFNIKELKRICDKVAGNSFCQCFDITHEEFAVFEYIKSFLKHDDLSYLFNRVQKHISDNYSKH